In Pectobacterium aroidearum, the following are encoded in one genomic region:
- the lpxM gene encoding lauroyl-Kdo(2)-lipid IV(A) myristoyltransferase (LpxM is lauroyl-Kdo(2)-lipid IV(A) myristoyltransferase, an enzyme characterized in Escherichia coli and involved in biosynthesis of the form of lipid A found in that species and some closely related species.), translating into MEKEKKSNAEFVPQFERAFFHPRYWGVWLGVGVMALAAYIPARLRNPVLGGLGRFVGRISKGARRRARINLLYCMPELTEAQREAIIDDMFATAPQSMIMMVEVGIRNPKKIEKYVRWHGEDILDRIKEQDKNVIFLVPHGWGVDIPAMLLTSRGQRMAAMFHNQKNALVDYWWNRLRRRFGGRIHARNDGIKPFISSVRSGCWGYYLPDQDHGPEHSEFVDFFATYKATLPAVGRLMKVCRADIIPLFPVYNAKDGCLDVYIRPPMDDLAEADDAYIARRMNEEVEILVRPNPEQYTWILKLLKTRKPGEIEPYCRDDLYRN; encoded by the coding sequence ATGGAAAAAGAAAAAAAATCGAACGCTGAATTTGTTCCCCAGTTTGAACGCGCCTTTTTTCATCCGCGCTATTGGGGCGTTTGGTTAGGCGTAGGGGTAATGGCGCTGGCTGCCTATATTCCTGCGCGGTTAAGAAACCCGGTGCTGGGTGGGTTAGGGCGTTTTGTCGGGAGAATATCAAAAGGCGCACGCCGCCGTGCCCGCATTAACCTGCTGTACTGTATGCCGGAGTTAACGGAAGCACAGCGCGAAGCCATCATTGATGACATGTTTGCGACGGCTCCTCAGTCGATGATCATGATGGTGGAAGTGGGGATTCGTAACCCGAAGAAAATCGAGAAATATGTTCGCTGGCATGGCGAAGACATTCTGGATCGTATTAAAGAACAAGATAAGAATGTGATTTTTCTGGTTCCGCACGGCTGGGGCGTCGATATCCCTGCGATGTTGCTGACCTCGCGTGGGCAGCGTATGGCGGCGATGTTCCACAATCAGAAGAACGCGCTGGTGGATTACTGGTGGAATCGGTTACGCCGTCGTTTTGGTGGTCGTATCCATGCTCGTAACGACGGTATTAAACCGTTTATCAGCTCCGTGCGTTCTGGATGCTGGGGTTATTACCTTCCCGATCAGGATCACGGCCCTGAACATAGCGAGTTTGTTGATTTCTTTGCGACCTATAAGGCAACGCTGCCTGCTGTCGGACGACTGATGAAAGTATGCCGTGCGGATATCATTCCACTGTTCCCGGTATATAACGCTAAAGACGGCTGCCTGGATGTGTATATTCGCCCGCCGATGGATGATTTGGCCGAAGCGGATGACGCCTATATTGCGCGACGCATGAATGAAGAAGTGGAAATTTTGGTCAGGCCGAATCCTGAGCAATACACCTGGATTCTGAAGCTGTTGAAAACCCGCAAACCGGGTGAGATTGAACCGTACTGTCGGGATGATTTATACCGCAACTAG
- the mepM gene encoding murein DD-endopeptidase MepM, which produces MQQIVRTIALAYNSLPRPHRVMLGSLTVVTLAVAVWRPFVYPHVDDAPVIVKDIDLETSQLRTLTPEASEPIDQPSPDDDVPQDELDDKVADEGGVHEYVVSTGDTLSSILTQYGIDIADVTQLADQNKDLRNLKIGQQISWVLGENGDLQSLTWQMSRRETRIYERVGTDFKERIETLKGEWRNSVLNGRVSGSFVSSAKNAGLTSTEVREVIKALQWQLDFRKLRKDDTFSVLMSREMLDGKSEQSELVGVRLNTGGKDYYAIRAEDGKFYDREGSGLTRGFMRFPTMKQFRISSNFNPRRLNPVTGRVAPHKGVDFAMPVGSPVLAVGDGEVVIAKRSGAAGNYVVIRHGRQYTTRFMHLNRILVKPGQKVKRGDRIGLSGNTGRSTGPHLHYELWINQQAVNPLTAQLPRSEGLAGKERRDYLAQVKEVVPQLKFD; this is translated from the coding sequence GTGCAGCAGATAGTCCGAACTATCGCTCTGGCGTATAACAGCTTACCTCGACCCCATCGCGTCATGCTGGGGTCGCTTACTGTTGTAACATTGGCCGTTGCTGTTTGGCGGCCTTTTGTTTATCCCCACGTCGATGATGCGCCTGTCATCGTGAAAGATATCGACCTGGAAACCAGCCAACTGCGTACGCTAACGCCAGAAGCCAGTGAACCGATAGACCAACCCTCCCCGGATGACGACGTTCCACAAGATGAGCTAGACGATAAGGTGGCCGATGAAGGCGGCGTACATGAGTACGTGGTGTCTACGGGCGATACCTTAAGCAGCATTTTGACGCAATATGGTATCGATATTGCGGATGTCACCCAGCTCGCCGATCAGAATAAAGATTTACGGAACCTGAAAATCGGTCAACAAATCTCATGGGTACTGGGAGAAAATGGCGATCTGCAAAGCTTGACCTGGCAGATGTCCCGCCGTGAAACACGTATTTATGAACGCGTGGGTACTGATTTCAAAGAGCGTATTGAGACGCTGAAAGGCGAGTGGCGCAACAGTGTTCTGAATGGTCGGGTGAGTGGTAGCTTTGTTAGCAGTGCAAAAAACGCCGGTTTGACCAGCACCGAAGTGCGTGAAGTCATCAAAGCACTTCAGTGGCAGTTGGATTTCCGTAAATTACGCAAAGACGATACCTTCTCCGTACTGATGTCCCGCGAAATGCTCGATGGTAAAAGTGAGCAGAGTGAACTGGTCGGCGTGCGTCTGAATACCGGTGGTAAAGATTATTACGCCATTCGCGCGGAAGACGGCAAATTCTACGATCGCGAAGGTTCCGGTCTGACGCGTGGCTTTATGCGTTTTCCAACGATGAAACAGTTCCGTATTTCCTCCAACTTCAATCCACGTCGTTTGAACCCGGTGACAGGGCGCGTCGCACCGCATAAAGGTGTCGATTTCGCCATGCCGGTCGGTTCGCCAGTTTTGGCCGTTGGGGATGGTGAAGTGGTGATTGCGAAGCGAAGTGGCGCGGCGGGTAATTATGTCGTGATTCGCCACGGTCGTCAGTATACGACGCGGTTTATGCATCTCAACCGTATATTGGTTAAACCTGGGCAGAAAGTGAAACGTGGCGATCGCATCGGATTGTCCGGTAATACAGGTCGTTCCACTGGTCCTCATCTGCACTACGAACTTTGGATCAACCAGCAAGCGGTGAATCCGCTAACGGCTCAGTTGCCACGTTCTGAAGGGCTGGCAGGTAAAGAACGTCGTGATTATCTGGCGCAGGTGAAGGAAGTCGTACCGCAGCTTAAGTTTGATTAA
- the znuA gene encoding zinc ABC transporter substrate-binding protein ZnuA, producing the protein MQLSIQQKKCIQQKKWLKSVFVASALLASGMSISAASAAVITSIRPLGFIASAIADGVTPTEVLLPDGASPHDYALRPSDVQRLQSADLVIWVGPEMEAFLGKPLAKISPAKQIALSALPAIKSELEKDAGHDHESEHEPAHDDHEKGHDHSHAAHDDGDDGHHHGEYNMHIWLSPEMTKQAAIAIHAKLLELMPQNKDKLDANLLYFTDKIAQADEKIVKMLAPVQGKGYFVFHDAYGYFEKHYGLSPLGYFTVNPEIQPGAQRLHQIRTQLVEHKAVCVFAEPQFRPAVINAVAKGTDVRSGVLDPLGSTIALGRDSYADFLLQLSNQYVSCLEEKS; encoded by the coding sequence ATGCAGCTATCTATTCAACAAAAAAAATGTATTCAGCAGAAAAAATGGTTAAAAAGTGTGTTTGTTGCCAGCGCGCTACTCGCGAGCGGGATGTCAATCAGCGCGGCCTCTGCTGCGGTCATTACTTCAATTCGTCCGCTAGGATTCATTGCGTCGGCGATTGCCGATGGCGTAACGCCAACGGAGGTTTTGTTACCGGATGGCGCATCGCCCCACGATTATGCCTTGCGCCCGTCTGATGTCCAGCGTTTACAGTCCGCCGATCTGGTGATTTGGGTTGGGCCGGAAATGGAAGCTTTCCTCGGGAAGCCGTTAGCGAAAATTTCACCTGCGAAGCAGATCGCACTTTCCGCACTGCCAGCCATTAAATCTGAGCTGGAAAAAGACGCCGGGCACGATCATGAGAGTGAACATGAACCTGCGCATGATGACCATGAAAAAGGCCACGATCATAGCCATGCCGCCCATGATGATGGCGACGATGGCCACCATCATGGCGAGTACAATATGCACATTTGGCTGTCGCCGGAGATGACAAAACAGGCGGCAATTGCCATTCATGCAAAATTATTGGAACTTATGCCTCAGAATAAGGACAAACTAGACGCGAATCTGCTTTATTTCACGGATAAAATCGCGCAAGCAGATGAAAAAATTGTTAAGATGCTAGCGCCTGTGCAGGGTAAAGGCTATTTCGTGTTCCATGATGCCTATGGCTATTTTGAGAAACACTATGGGTTAAGTCCCCTGGGTTACTTCACGGTGAACCCCGAAATCCAACCCGGTGCACAGCGTTTACATCAAATACGAACACAGTTGGTTGAGCATAAAGCCGTATGCGTTTTTGCTGAACCACAATTCAGGCCAGCCGTTATTAATGCTGTTGCCAAGGGAACCGACGTGCGCTCGGGTGTGCTCGATCCATTGGGAAGCACTATTGCACTGGGTAGAGATAGCTATGCCGATTTCTTGTTGCAGCTATCGAACCAGTATGTGAGCTGTCTGGAGGAAAAATCATGA
- the znuC gene encoding zinc ABC transporter ATP-binding protein ZnuC: MSTLVSLNNISVTFGSRKVLSDISLTLQAGRILTLLGPNGAGKSTLVRVVLGLLSPTSGSLVRDPALRIGYVPQKLHLDTTLPLTVSRFMQLRPGVKKQDILPALKRVQAAHLLEQPMQKLSGGETQRVLLARALLNQPQLLVLDEPTQGVDVNGQMALYDLINQLRQEFHCGVLMVSHDLHLVMAKTDEVLCLNQHVCCSGTPEVVSLHPEFLAMFGHRGAEQLAIYRHHHNHRHDLQGRIILKRQGGNDA; the protein is encoded by the coding sequence ATGTCCACATTGGTATCACTCAATAATATTTCAGTTACATTTGGCAGCCGGAAGGTCTTGTCAGATATTTCTCTTACCTTGCAGGCAGGTCGAATTCTGACGCTGCTGGGACCGAATGGCGCAGGGAAATCAACGTTAGTGCGCGTAGTGCTGGGGCTACTTTCCCCGACTTCCGGCTCGCTGGTCCGCGATCCCGCGCTGCGTATCGGCTACGTTCCACAGAAGTTGCATCTGGATACCACGCTGCCGTTGACCGTCAGCCGCTTTATGCAACTGCGTCCCGGCGTGAAAAAGCAGGATATTTTACCTGCACTTAAGCGCGTTCAGGCGGCACACCTGCTGGAACAACCGATGCAGAAACTCTCAGGCGGCGAAACCCAACGCGTACTGTTAGCACGCGCACTGCTCAACCAGCCTCAACTCCTGGTTCTTGATGAACCGACACAGGGTGTCGACGTCAACGGACAAATGGCGCTGTACGATCTCATCAACCAGCTGCGGCAGGAATTCCACTGCGGCGTGTTAATGGTTTCGCACGATCTGCATTTGGTGATGGCGAAAACCGATGAAGTCCTGTGCCTTAATCAACATGTTTGTTGTTCCGGCACGCCTGAGGTCGTTTCCCTTCACCCAGAATTCTTAGCGATGTTTGGCCACCGCGGCGCGGAGCAATTGGCGATTTATCGCCACCATCATAATCATCGTCACGATCTACAAGGACGTATCATTCTGAAAAGACAAGGCGGAAACGACGCATGA
- the znuB gene encoding zinc ABC transporter permease subunit ZnuB, translating into MIELLFPGWLAGILLAIAAGPLGSFVVWRRMSYFGDTLAHASLLGVAFGLLLNINLFAAVIAVTLILALGLVWLERRPYLAVDTLLGIMAHSALSLGLVVVSLMNNVRVDLMAYLFGDLLSVTTEDLWVIGSGVIVVVAIMRWQWRALLSMTISPELAHVDGVKLQRTKLLLMLTTALTIGIAMKFVGALIITSLLIIPAASARRFARTPEQMASIAVIVGMIAVTGGLAFSAGYNTPAGPSVVLCASLLFIVSLLKRQPA; encoded by the coding sequence ATGATCGAACTGCTGTTTCCAGGTTGGCTGGCGGGGATATTGTTGGCTATTGCGGCAGGCCCGCTTGGTTCATTCGTCGTTTGGCGGCGGATGTCTTACTTCGGTGATACGCTGGCGCACGCATCCTTACTCGGCGTCGCCTTCGGCCTGCTGCTGAACATCAACCTATTTGCTGCCGTCATCGCCGTGACGCTCATTCTGGCATTGGGGCTTGTCTGGCTGGAGCGGCGTCCTTATCTGGCCGTCGATACATTACTCGGCATCATGGCACACAGCGCTTTATCGCTTGGATTGGTTGTCGTTAGCCTGATGAACAACGTGCGCGTGGATTTGATGGCTTACCTGTTTGGCGATTTGCTCTCCGTCACGACAGAAGATCTGTGGGTCATCGGTTCTGGTGTGATCGTCGTTGTTGCTATTATGCGTTGGCAATGGCGCGCGCTGCTTTCCATGACGATTAGTCCGGAGCTGGCACACGTCGACGGCGTGAAGCTACAGCGCACCAAACTGCTTTTGATGCTGACCACCGCATTAACGATCGGCATTGCCATGAAATTTGTTGGTGCGCTGATCATTACGTCACTGCTGATTATTCCCGCAGCCAGCGCCAGACGATTCGCGCGGACACCGGAACAAATGGCAAGTATCGCGGTTATTGTTGGCATGATTGCCGTGACGGGCGGACTGGCCTTCTCGGCTGGCTACAATACGCCAGCCGGGCCATCCGTAGTGCTGTGCGCCTCGCTGCTGTTTATTGTCAGCCTGCTTAAGCGACAGCCCGCCTAG
- a CDS encoding LacI family DNA-binding transcriptional regulator: MSTINDVSRLAGVSKATVSRVLSGSRGVKEASRLAVLKAVDELKYRPNVIAQSLLSQSTGCIGVICAQDNINQTTGYLYALEKHFSRHQKHLLLRFASSRSEVMSVLDELSSGLCDDILVIGARFPLNLPDKNIILIDCMETDTANSLQFDHAFATETACNYLIRQGRRQIALINPAASSSAEQVLLGYKRALENNFLPFNRNLIFMDASSSSSVALQVLLNNSTTLNFNALLVADEQEAKRVITQLQAFNKSVPKDIMVFSLAGSLDIPGIPAIPAIEYSMDAIAARIVSWLNEKTQDVLGSYVLRGDLIIPDMANRK; this comes from the coding sequence ATGTCTACAATCAACGATGTATCGCGTTTAGCTGGGGTGTCCAAAGCCACAGTCTCCCGGGTGTTGAGTGGTTCACGCGGCGTAAAGGAAGCCAGCCGTCTTGCGGTGTTAAAAGCGGTTGATGAGCTTAAATATCGGCCGAACGTCATCGCTCAATCTCTGCTGAGTCAGTCAACGGGCTGTATTGGTGTGATCTGCGCGCAGGACAACATTAACCAGACGACCGGCTATCTTTATGCGCTGGAAAAACACTTTAGCCGGCATCAAAAGCATCTTTTGTTACGGTTTGCCAGCAGTAGGTCAGAAGTCATGAGCGTGCTTGATGAGCTGAGCAGCGGCCTGTGTGATGACATTTTAGTCATCGGCGCGCGCTTCCCGCTGAATCTGCCCGACAAGAACATTATTCTGATCGATTGTATGGAGACGGACACCGCAAACAGCCTGCAATTCGATCACGCTTTCGCCACGGAAACGGCATGTAATTACTTGATTCGACAAGGCAGGCGACAAATCGCGCTGATTAATCCCGCCGCCAGCAGTTCAGCGGAGCAGGTGCTTTTAGGGTACAAGCGGGCGCTGGAAAATAATTTCTTGCCGTTTAACCGCAACCTGATTTTTATGGATGCGTCTTCATCGTCGTCGGTGGCGCTGCAAGTGTTGCTCAATAACAGCACGACGCTGAATTTCAATGCGCTTCTGGTCGCAGATGAGCAGGAAGCCAAACGTGTAATTACACAGCTTCAGGCGTTTAATAAATCAGTGCCAAAAGACATCATGGTATTCAGTCTGGCAGGGTCTCTCGATATTCCTGGCATTCCGGCGATACCGGCCATTGAATATTCGATGGATGCGATAGCGGCCAGAATCGTGTCCTGGCTTAATGAGAAAACGCAGGACGTGCTGGGCTCGTATGTCTTGCGCGGTGATTTAATCATTCCAGATATGGCGAACCGGAAATAA
- a CDS encoding PTS sugar transporter subunit IIC: MSSLYQSTIAAIEQSITPLAGRLGQQKYVIAIRDGFTAALPFMIIGSFMLVFIFPPFSADTTVGFARTWLDFSITYRAELMLPFELSMGVMTFFISVGVGASLGRQFNLDSVMSGLLAFMAFLLVAAPYADDKISTEYLSGQGIFTALLTSIYATRVYAALKQHNITIRLPKEVPTGVARSFEILIPVLVIVATLHPLNLFIEAQTGMIIPEAIMHLLAPLVSASDSLPAILLSVLLCQLFWFSGIHGSLIVTGIMNPFWMTNLAVNQAALAAGEVLPHIYLQGFWDHYLLIGGVGSTLPLAFLLLRSKVTHLRTIGRMGVVPSFFNINEPIMFGAPIIMNPMLFIPFVFVPMVNAVLAYTATKMGWLAQVVSLTPWTTPAPIGASWAANWSFSPLIMCLLCMVFSALMYLPFLRAYERSLLKTEEKKIQGDLSLTKTVRSN, encoded by the coding sequence ATGAGTTCCTTATATCAATCAACGATTGCCGCGATCGAACAATCGATTACCCCGCTGGCCGGACGTTTAGGGCAACAAAAATATGTGATCGCTATCCGCGATGGCTTTACCGCCGCGCTCCCTTTTATGATCATCGGCTCATTTATGCTGGTGTTTATTTTCCCTCCCTTCTCTGCCGATACGACTGTCGGATTTGCTCGTACCTGGCTGGATTTCTCTATCACCTACCGCGCAGAACTGATGCTGCCTTTTGAGCTCAGTATGGGCGTGATGACATTTTTCATCTCCGTGGGCGTGGGTGCCAGTCTGGGACGACAATTTAATCTCGATTCCGTCATGTCTGGCTTGCTGGCATTTATGGCTTTCCTGCTCGTCGCCGCCCCTTACGCCGATGACAAAATCTCTACCGAGTATCTGTCAGGACAAGGGATCTTCACCGCTTTATTGACCTCCATCTACGCCACCCGTGTTTATGCAGCGCTTAAACAACACAACATTACCATTCGCTTACCGAAAGAAGTGCCGACGGGTGTCGCCCGTTCGTTTGAAATCCTCATTCCCGTGTTGGTGATTGTCGCAACGCTGCACCCGCTCAATCTTTTCATTGAAGCGCAAACGGGCATGATCATTCCCGAAGCGATTATGCACCTGCTGGCACCGCTGGTGTCCGCCTCAGACTCGCTGCCTGCCATTCTTCTGTCTGTGCTGCTGTGCCAGCTTTTCTGGTTTTCGGGGATCCACGGTTCGCTGATTGTCACAGGCATCATGAATCCATTCTGGATGACCAATCTGGCCGTAAATCAAGCCGCGCTGGCAGCCGGTGAAGTACTGCCGCATATCTATTTACAGGGTTTTTGGGATCACTACCTGTTGATTGGCGGCGTCGGTTCGACGCTACCGCTGGCATTCCTGCTGTTACGCAGCAAGGTCACGCATTTACGCACCATTGGCAGAATGGGCGTCGTACCGAGCTTCTTTAACATCAACGAACCGATCATGTTTGGTGCGCCGATTATCATGAATCCGATGCTGTTCATCCCCTTTGTTTTCGTACCGATGGTGAATGCCGTATTGGCTTACACCGCGACCAAAATGGGGTGGCTAGCGCAGGTCGTCTCGCTCACGCCATGGACAACCCCCGCCCCCATTGGCGCATCATGGGCCGCAAACTGGAGTTTCAGTCCACTCATTATGTGCCTGCTGTGCATGGTATTTTCCGCACTGATGTATTTGCCGTTCCTGCGAGCCTACGAACGGTCATTACTGAAAACCGAAGAGAAAAAAATACAGGGTGATTTATCGCTGACAAAAACGGTGAGGAGCAATTAA
- a CDS encoding PTS lactose/cellobiose transporter subunit IIA yields MITLEDAVMEIIVNAGQSRSLCFEALHAARRGNIDEAKNLLKEADGYARKAHHMQTQLIEQDAGEARQPMTLIMVHAQDHLMTSLLARELSEEIIHLYQRK; encoded by the coding sequence ATGATTACATTAGAAGATGCAGTAATGGAAATTATCGTCAATGCGGGGCAGTCACGTAGCCTGTGTTTTGAGGCACTACACGCTGCACGTAGAGGCAACATTGATGAAGCTAAAAATCTGTTGAAAGAAGCTGATGGCTATGCGCGTAAAGCTCACCATATGCAGACCCAACTGATCGAACAGGATGCAGGAGAAGCCAGACAGCCGATGACATTAATTATGGTTCACGCTCAAGATCATTTAATGACATCACTACTTGCTCGAGAATTATCAGAAGAAATTATTCATCTTTATCAACGGAAATAA
- a CDS encoding carbohydrate porin — MTNCKKLPVTLAVLAALCSGSAFAQETITQEQLDRIVAQAVEKALAERQAKLDAIASKQVDPLTTPDAPKTPDMAIPYGIDFTGYARYGAQFQSGDQKYVAVDGSYNGASALGRLGNEGNGGEFQLSKAFKSDNGAIWDVVVMIDHWGDEVNLKKAYAGVTNLFASQPNAYLWAGRDFHQRPQQGINDYFWMNHDGQGAGIKNFELGGIQFDVATVGAVESCNPQVITNNSNPSRISCTGGSGTGDKGNYALTSKIHGIKLGALDLALYANYGFDSKAVDNNARLKAWQGGAVLSHTGKNSLNQFITRYSNHADNSVYNKTDNLKTFYASFEGKYKFTPQTQVEYLLAYHDYSNDSASQDDRRNYNAIVRPMYFWNDVHSTWLEAGYQHVDYGQGGDNKGWKLTLSQNVSIAMGPEFRPMLRFYVTGGEVDNKHTARTTTGVNTKLDSFNVGAMWEAWF; from the coding sequence ATGACAAATTGCAAAAAACTTCCAGTTACGCTGGCGGTTCTGGCTGCCCTTTGCTCCGGTTCCGCATTCGCACAAGAAACAATTACTCAGGAGCAATTAGATCGCATCGTTGCTCAAGCAGTAGAAAAAGCGCTGGCGGAGCGTCAAGCCAAATTAGACGCCATCGCCAGTAAACAAGTCGATCCGCTGACCACGCCGGATGCCCCCAAGACGCCTGATATGGCGATCCCCTACGGGATCGATTTCACCGGTTATGCTCGCTATGGTGCGCAATTCCAGAGTGGTGACCAGAAATATGTTGCGGTTGACGGCTCCTACAATGGTGCTTCCGCGCTGGGTCGTCTGGGCAACGAAGGCAACGGCGGTGAATTCCAGCTTTCCAAGGCCTTCAAGAGTGACAACGGCGCAATCTGGGATGTGGTCGTGATGATCGACCACTGGGGTGACGAAGTTAACCTGAAAAAAGCCTATGCGGGCGTCACCAACCTTTTTGCTTCCCAGCCAAATGCCTACCTCTGGGCAGGGCGTGATTTCCACCAGCGTCCACAGCAAGGTATCAACGACTATTTCTGGATGAACCATGACGGTCAGGGGGCGGGGATAAAGAATTTTGAACTTGGTGGTATTCAATTTGATGTGGCGACCGTCGGTGCCGTAGAGTCTTGTAATCCTCAGGTTATAACCAATAATTCGAACCCCTCACGCATTAGCTGTACCGGTGGCTCCGGCACGGGCGATAAAGGTAATTACGCACTGACCTCCAAAATACATGGCATTAAGCTGGGGGCGTTAGATCTTGCGTTGTACGCGAACTACGGTTTTGATTCAAAAGCAGTGGATAACAATGCGCGCCTGAAAGCCTGGCAAGGCGGTGCGGTCTTGAGCCACACAGGCAAAAATAGCCTTAATCAATTTATTACTCGCTACTCGAATCATGCGGACAACAGCGTTTACAACAAAACGGATAACCTGAAAACCTTCTATGCCAGCTTTGAAGGTAAATACAAATTCACACCGCAGACGCAGGTCGAATATCTGCTTGCCTACCACGACTACTCGAACGACTCCGCGAGTCAGGACGACCGTCGTAACTACAATGCCATCGTTCGACCCATGTATTTCTGGAATGATGTGCATTCTACCTGGCTTGAAGCGGGCTATCAGCACGTGGATTACGGTCAGGGCGGTGATAACAAAGGGTGGAAACTGACGCTTTCACAGAATGTCTCGATCGCCATGGGACCGGAATTCAGACCGATGCTGCGCTTCTATGTGACTGGTGGGGAAGTGGATAACAAACATACCGCGCGGACAACGACTGGCGTCAACACGAAGCTCGATTCGTTCAACGTCGGGGCAATGTGGGAAGCCTGGTTCTAA
- the ruvB gene encoding Holliday junction branch migration DNA helicase RuvB, whose amino-acid sequence MIEADRLISADAIPEEEFLDRAMRPKLLNEYVGQPQVREQMEIFIQAARKRGDALDHLLIFGPPGLGKTTLANIVANEMGVNMRTTSGPVLEKAGDLAALLTNLEPHDVLFIDEIHRLSPVVEEVLYPAMEDYQLDIMIGEGPAARSIKLDLPPFTLIGATTRAGSLTSPLRDRFGIVQRLEFYNVADLQYIVGRSAQCLGLDLTPEGSLEVARRARGTPRIANRLLRRVRDFSEVKSEGAITGVVATQALDMLAVDTEGFDYMDRKLLLAIIDKFMGGPVGLDNLAAAIGEERETIEDVLEPFLIQQGFIQRTPRGRMATQHAYRHFGLTREDLG is encoded by the coding sequence ATGATAGAAGCCGATCGTTTAATTTCCGCTGACGCTATTCCTGAAGAAGAATTTCTCGACCGAGCGATGCGGCCTAAGCTGCTGAACGAATATGTGGGCCAGCCGCAGGTGCGTGAGCAGATGGAAATTTTCATTCAAGCCGCCCGCAAACGTGGGGATGCGCTGGATCATCTGCTGATTTTTGGTCCTCCCGGACTGGGTAAAACGACGTTGGCGAATATTGTCGCTAATGAGATGGGCGTGAATATGCGTACAACGTCGGGTCCGGTGTTGGAAAAAGCAGGCGATCTTGCTGCGCTGCTGACCAATCTCGAACCGCATGATGTGCTGTTCATTGATGAAATCCATCGCCTCTCGCCCGTAGTGGAAGAAGTGCTGTACCCGGCGATGGAAGATTACCAACTGGATATCATGATCGGCGAAGGGCCCGCGGCTCGCTCGATTAAACTCGACCTGCCTCCTTTCACACTGATTGGCGCAACGACGCGTGCGGGGTCGTTAACCTCGCCGCTGCGCGATCGTTTTGGCATTGTGCAACGTCTGGAGTTTTATAATGTGGCGGATTTGCAGTATATCGTTGGCCGCAGCGCACAGTGTCTGGGATTGGATCTGACGCCGGAAGGCTCCCTTGAAGTCGCCCGCCGCGCGCGGGGCACGCCGCGTATTGCTAATCGGCTATTGCGTCGGGTACGCGATTTTTCCGAGGTTAAATCGGAAGGGGCGATTACCGGAGTTGTGGCAACGCAGGCGCTGGATATGCTGGCGGTGGATACCGAAGGATTCGACTACATGGACCGTAAGCTGTTGTTGGCGATTATCGATAAATTCATGGGCGGTCCCGTCGGGCTGGACAATTTAGCGGCTGCCATTGGCGAAGAGCGTGAAACCATTGAAGACGTGCTGGAACCGTTTTTGATTCAGCAAGGGTTTATTCAGCGTACGCCGCGCGGTCGAATGGCGACGCAACATGCCTATCGGCATTTTGGCTTAACGCGCGAAGATTTGGGCTAA